A single genomic interval of Alcaligenes sp. SDU_A2 harbors:
- a CDS encoding AcaB family transcriptional regulator, giving the protein MPNETFLLNLGALCRVMSLTLHTHHFSRIWHGRAAAGRPGSVGLNGHLSIMSKLRRGVEQGDPYSNWWITIKARIIEAAYYEMSIQGERVEI; this is encoded by the coding sequence ATGCCAAACGAAACCTTCCTGCTCAACCTCGGGGCGCTGTGCAGAGTCATGTCGCTGACGCTGCACACTCATCACTTTTCCCGTATCTGGCACGGTCGCGCTGCTGCTGGCAGGCCAGGTAGCGTCGGTCTGAATGGGCACCTCTCGATTATGAGCAAGCTGCGGCGCGGTGTCGAACAGGGCGATCCGTACAGCAACTGGTGGATCACCATAAAAGCAAGGATAATCGAAGCGGCCTACTACGAAATGTCTATACAGGGGGAACGTGTTGAAATCTGA
- a CDS encoding DUF2274 domain-containing protein, whose product MSTTRKLRLGPLPKTESVKLTFACPASLKADLDRYAALHAQAYGEAVDAATLIPHMLEAFMAGDRGFRRSESDRK is encoded by the coding sequence ATGAGCACAACCAGGAAACTGCGGCTGGGGCCGCTGCCCAAGACCGAGAGCGTGAAGCTGACCTTCGCTTGCCCGGCCAGCTTGAAAGCCGATCTCGATCGCTACGCCGCGCTGCATGCGCAGGCGTATGGAGAGGCGGTCGATGCGGCGACCCTGATCCCGCACATGCTGGAAGCCTTCATGGCAGGGGATCGAGGTTTTCGAAGGAGTGAGTCGGACAGAAAGTAA
- a CDS encoding TrbI/VirB10 family protein, which produces MSQDDIPDLATPKAGKVAPEAVALRAQPRPVTRLNRRTLAILAGGLSVAVLGALMWSLQPQRRGAGEQTELYNVDRVSKSEGLDALPADYSKLPPALPPAVPELGPPLPGDLGPAIVKSQQPVTAAYAAPGHDPNDALRKEAEAAATSSVFFRSGAQAAAPVAQTQVAANAAFDPLAAGPASTAAQPADPTAVQNRQDQKEAFLTGGSTETRNSGNLQMPTSPYQVMAGTVIAGALVTGIKSDLPGDVIATVTEPIYDTATGKFLLIPQDSRILGKYNSQVSYGQSRVQVMWNRIILPDTSSLTLDNLIGTDPAGYAGLEDDVDWHWDRIFAGAVLTTLLGVGAELAAPENRQDGDRVIIAGRDSLQDTVNQVGQEVTRRNLNIQPTLTSRPGLPVRIIVNRDLVLRPYQPLFFNKGTSR; this is translated from the coding sequence ATGAGCCAGGACGACATTCCCGACCTTGCCACGCCGAAGGCGGGCAAGGTGGCTCCCGAGGCGGTGGCGCTGCGCGCCCAACCGCGCCCGGTCACGCGCCTGAACCGGCGCACGCTGGCGATCCTCGCCGGTGGCCTGTCGGTCGCCGTGCTCGGCGCGCTGATGTGGTCGCTGCAACCGCAGCGGCGCGGCGCAGGCGAGCAGACCGAGCTTTACAACGTCGATCGCGTCTCGAAGTCCGAAGGGCTGGACGCGCTGCCAGCGGACTACTCCAAGCTGCCGCCGGCCTTGCCGCCTGCCGTGCCGGAGCTGGGGCCGCCGCTACCGGGCGATCTCGGCCCGGCCATCGTGAAGTCGCAGCAGCCAGTAACGGCCGCCTACGCGGCCCCCGGCCATGATCCCAACGACGCGCTGCGCAAGGAAGCCGAAGCGGCGGCGACTTCGTCCGTGTTCTTCCGTTCGGGGGCGCAGGCAGCCGCGCCAGTGGCGCAAACGCAGGTCGCCGCCAATGCGGCGTTCGACCCGCTGGCGGCTGGCCCGGCCTCGACGGCGGCCCAGCCTGCCGACCCGACCGCCGTACAGAACCGGCAAGACCAGAAAGAGGCGTTCCTGACAGGCGGCTCTACGGAAACCCGCAATTCCGGCAACCTGCAAATGCCCACCTCGCCGTATCAGGTGATGGCCGGAACGGTCATTGCCGGGGCTCTGGTCACGGGCATCAAGTCCGACCTGCCGGGCGACGTGATCGCCACGGTGACGGAGCCGATCTATGACACGGCCACTGGCAAGTTCCTGCTGATCCCGCAGGATTCGCGCATCCTGGGCAAGTACAACAGCCAAGTCAGCTACGGCCAGAGCCGCGTGCAGGTGATGTGGAACCGCATCATCCTGCCGGATACGTCATCGCTCACGCTCGACAACCTGATCGGCACCGACCCCGCAGGCTATGCCGGCCTGGAAGACGACGTGGACTGGCATTGGGATCGGATCTTTGCCGGTGCCGTGCTGACCACGCTGCTGGGCGTGGGGGCCGAGCTGGCCGCACCCGAGAACCGCCAGGACGGTGATCGCGTCATCATTGCCGGGCGCGACAGCCTGCAGGACACCGTGAACCAGGTCGGCCAGGAAGTGACCCGGCGCAACCTCAACATCCAGCCCACGCTGACCAGCCGCCCGGGCTTGCCGGTGCGCATCATCGTCAACCGCGATCTGGTGCTGCGGCCCTATCAGCCGCTGTTCTTCAACAAGGGGACTTCACGATGA
- a CDS encoding tyrosine-type recombinase/integrase, translating into MAKIKLTKSAVDAAQPQDKAIELRDTVVPGFLCKITPAGRKVFMLQYRTNAGERRKPALGQYGELTVDQARTMAQEWLAEVRKGGDPSAAKNAARKAPTMKEFCHTFMEDYSKQRNKPSTQRGYQGVIDRCIIPIMGRMKVQDVKRPDVAALMKKLAYKQAEANRTFGVLRKMFNLAEVWGLRPDGTNPCRHVPMYPPGKETRLIVDDELVRIFRQLEHLEGEGLENYVIPLAIRLQFEFAARRSEICPLEWDWIDLENRRVVWPDSKTGGISKPMSEEAYRLLSTAPRREGCPYVLPSPNDPTRHMTHGEHYGGWTRALKAAGVPHVGTHGIRHRATTDIANSGVPTKVGMKLTGHKTVAMFMHYVHTEDKPVRDAAELVANRRLAITGASRSMEVTA; encoded by the coding sequence ATGGCGAAGATCAAGCTAACCAAGTCCGCAGTCGATGCGGCACAACCCCAAGACAAGGCCATCGAACTGCGGGATACCGTAGTGCCTGGCTTCCTGTGCAAGATCACCCCGGCAGGCCGCAAGGTGTTCATGCTCCAGTACCGCACGAACGCTGGCGAGCGCCGCAAACCCGCTTTGGGCCAGTACGGGGAACTGACGGTCGACCAGGCACGCACGATGGCGCAGGAGTGGCTGGCCGAGGTGCGCAAGGGCGGCGACCCCAGCGCAGCCAAGAACGCCGCCCGCAAGGCACCGACCATGAAGGAGTTTTGCCACACCTTCATGGAGGACTACTCCAAGCAGCGCAACAAGCCCAGCACGCAGCGCGGCTATCAGGGCGTCATCGACCGTTGCATCATCCCGATCATGGGCCGGATGAAGGTGCAGGACGTGAAGCGCCCCGACGTGGCTGCGCTGATGAAGAAGCTGGCCTACAAGCAGGCAGAAGCGAATCGCACCTTTGGCGTGCTGCGCAAGATGTTCAACTTGGCCGAAGTGTGGGGGCTGCGCCCTGACGGCACGAATCCATGCCGCCACGTCCCGATGTATCCGCCCGGCAAGGAAACCCGGCTCATCGTGGACGATGAGCTGGTGCGGATCTTCCGCCAGTTGGAGCACTTGGAGGGGGAAGGACTGGAGAACTACGTCATCCCGCTGGCGATCCGCCTGCAATTCGAGTTTGCCGCACGCCGCTCCGAAATCTGCCCGTTGGAGTGGGATTGGATTGATCTGGAAAACCGCCGCGTCGTCTGGCCTGACAGCAAGACCGGCGGCATCTCCAAGCCGATGAGTGAGGAAGCCTATCGGCTGCTGTCCACCGCACCGCGCCGGGAAGGCTGCCCCTACGTTCTGCCGTCGCCCAACGATCCGACTCGGCACATGACCCACGGTGAACACTACGGCGGCTGGACGCGCGCGCTCAAGGCCGCTGGTGTGCCGCACGTCGGCACGCACGGCATCCGCCACCGGGCGACCACCGATATTGCCAACTCGGGCGTGCCAACCAAGGTGGGCATGAAGCTCACAGGTCACAAGACCGTGGCGATGTTTATGCACTATGTTCATACCGAGGACAAGCCGGTGCGGGATGCGGCCGAACTGGTGGCGAATCGGCGGCTGGCGATTACCGGGGCGTCCCGTTCTATGGAGGTGACAGCATGA
- a CDS encoding Bax inhibitor-1/YccA family protein, with translation MSEFRQSSLPEHNGSLGAQSLIARNRVLRNTYWLLALSMVPTVLGALLGLTSGINRVMGASPGLSAIVFLVGAFGLMFLVERNKNSSLGVALLMAFTFFMGIMLSRLLGFVLGMGNGSQLIMLAFGGTAAVFAAMATVASTSKRDFSGMQKFLFIGAVIILVAALANIFLQLPALMLTISVLAIGIFSAFLLVDLQRVINGGETNYVSATLAIYLDVYNIFSNLLVLLGVLGGDRE, from the coding sequence ATGAGCGAATTTCGTCAATCCAGCCTGCCTGAGCACAATGGCTCCCTGGGCGCACAGTCGCTGATTGCGCGCAATCGCGTCCTGCGCAATACCTACTGGCTGCTGGCCCTGTCCATGGTACCCACCGTGCTGGGTGCCCTGCTTGGCCTGACCTCCGGCATCAACCGGGTCATGGGTGCCAGCCCTGGCCTGAGCGCCATCGTCTTTCTGGTCGGTGCCTTCGGCCTGATGTTCCTGGTCGAACGCAACAAGAACAGTTCGCTGGGCGTCGCCCTGCTGATGGCATTTACCTTCTTCATGGGCATCATGCTCTCGCGCCTGCTCGGTTTCGTGCTGGGCATGGGTAACGGCTCGCAGCTGATTATGCTGGCCTTCGGTGGCACAGCCGCCGTGTTCGCTGCCATGGCAACAGTCGCCAGCACGTCCAAGCGCGACTTCTCCGGCATGCAGAAGTTCTTGTTCATCGGCGCGGTCATCATCTTGGTAGCGGCTCTGGCCAATATCTTTCTGCAACTGCCCGCCCTGATGCTGACCATCTCGGTGCTGGCCATCGGTATTTTCTCGGCCTTCCTGCTGGTTGACCTGCAGCGCGTCATCAACGGCGGCGAAACCAACTACGTCTCGGCCACGCTGGCCATTTACCTGGACGTCTACAATATCTTCAGCAACCTGCTGGTGCTGTTGGGCGTCCTTGGCGGCGACCGCGAATAA